A stretch of Synechococcus sp. WH 8020 DNA encodes these proteins:
- a CDS encoding NAD(P)(+) transhydrogenase (Re/Si-specific) subunit beta: protein MEFLNYAIDLVAVLLLALGIKGLSKVRSARSANQLAAVAMALAVIGLLISYVGFPSFDGQAWAWIIGGTVVGGVLGAITAQRVPMTSMPETVALFNGCGGMSSLLVALAAALFPGTLDDGTLVAVVSIVISVFVGSITFTGSIVAMAKLQGWLSTPPWMQSKIRHLVNIALAVVCLVAAIKLIASDGSSQAALWLLVIASGLLGIGVTLPIGGADMPVVISLLNSYSGVAAAAAGFVVGSQLLIVAGAMVGAAGLILTQVMCNGMNRSLVSVLFGGALGASSTASGGGGEYTNITSCSVEECALTLEAAERVIIVPGYGLAVAQAQHTLREVTRSLEAAGIEVAYAIHPVAGRMPGHMNVLLAEADVPYEQLKEMDVINPEFPATDVVLVLGANDVVNPQAKTDPNSPLYGMPVLDVQQAQTVFVVKRGMSAGYSGIKNDLFELGNTSMVFGDAKKVLGDLLGELKELGVGKK, encoded by the coding sequence ATGGAGTTCCTGAACTACGCCATCGATCTCGTCGCCGTTCTGCTGCTGGCACTCGGCATCAAAGGTCTTTCCAAGGTGCGTTCCGCACGGAGTGCCAATCAGCTCGCCGCTGTTGCCATGGCCCTCGCTGTCATTGGTCTTCTGATCAGTTATGTGGGCTTCCCAAGCTTCGATGGACAGGCCTGGGCCTGGATCATCGGCGGCACTGTTGTGGGTGGAGTCCTGGGTGCGATCACGGCCCAGAGGGTTCCCATGACCTCCATGCCCGAAACTGTGGCGCTGTTCAACGGCTGCGGCGGCATGTCATCGCTGTTGGTGGCCCTGGCTGCTGCACTGTTCCCCGGCACGCTCGATGACGGCACGCTCGTCGCGGTGGTGTCGATTGTGATCTCGGTCTTCGTTGGCTCGATCACCTTCACAGGCTCGATCGTGGCGATGGCCAAGCTCCAGGGCTGGCTCTCAACGCCTCCCTGGATGCAGAGCAAGATCCGCCACCTTGTGAACATCGCTCTGGCCGTTGTTTGTCTTGTGGCTGCGATCAAGTTGATCGCTTCCGACGGCAGCAGTCAGGCCGCGCTGTGGTTGCTGGTGATCGCCTCCGGCCTTCTGGGCATCGGCGTCACCCTGCCGATCGGTGGAGCGGATATGCCAGTGGTGATCTCTCTTCTGAATAGCTATTCCGGTGTGGCTGCCGCTGCTGCCGGTTTCGTTGTGGGCAGTCAGCTGCTGATCGTGGCTGGCGCGATGGTGGGCGCTGCCGGTTTGATCCTCACCCAGGTGATGTGCAACGGCATGAATCGCTCGCTGGTGTCGGTGCTGTTTGGCGGAGCTCTTGGCGCTTCATCCACAGCCTCCGGTGGTGGTGGCGAATACACCAACATCACCAGTTGCAGTGTTGAGGAGTGCGCCCTCACCCTTGAAGCGGCAGAACGCGTGATCATTGTTCCCGGCTATGGCCTGGCTGTGGCCCAGGCCCAGCACACGTTGCGAGAGGTAACCCGCTCCTTGGAGGCGGCTGGGATTGAGGTGGCCTATGCGATTCACCCTGTGGCGGGCCGCATGCCCGGTCACATGAATGTCCTTCTGGCTGAGGCCGATGTGCCTTACGAGCAGCTCAAGGAGATGGATGTGATCAATCCTGAGTTCCCTGCTACCGATGTGGTGCTTGTGTTGGGTGCCAATGATGTGGTGAATCCCCAGGCCAAGACCGACCCCAATTCGCCGCTTTATGGGATGCCAGTGTTGGATGTTCAGCAGGCCCAGACTGTGTTTGTGGTGAAGCGCGGCATGAGTGCTGGTTATTCCGGCATCAAAAATGACCTGTTTGAACTCGGCAACACCTCCATGGTGTTTGGCGATGCCAAGAAGGTGCTTGGAGATCTGCTGGGAGAACTCAAGGAGTTAGGCGTCGGTAAGAAATGA
- a CDS encoding YheT family hydrolase, whose product MSWPDPNPDPQLLKQLGVAPFRQRFPWWGGDLQTLRDTLRPVDLPIDQGQPLEIEVPALSSGAAGSGALLAFLECPPAPKALVVVLHGLGGSSRREGLRRLGIALFEAGYAVLRLNMRGADPGRHLAGGTYAAQCNTDLLPVLQRARQLCSTLTTEGTPLPLFGAGLSLGGTMLLNACLSTPAERIAAGLDPAHQPLDGLFCASSPLDLAACSASIERPRNRVYQRWLLQRLVRQTLADPFGVSDLDLGQLSGAERPRTIRDFDSTVTAPRWGFADVDAYYREASPLQHLIQSPQKLPPTLLLQALDDPWVPARAALDLREAVSTDQPIQLIFTREGGHNGFHGRAGCWADALAASWLQTLK is encoded by the coding sequence GTGAGCTGGCCTGATCCAAACCCAGACCCCCAGCTGCTGAAGCAACTGGGGGTTGCTCCCTTTCGGCAGCGTTTTCCCTGGTGGGGGGGCGACCTTCAGACCTTGAGGGATACGCTCCGACCCGTGGATTTGCCGATCGATCAGGGTCAACCCCTGGAGATCGAAGTACCTGCTTTGAGCAGCGGTGCCGCGGGCTCTGGAGCCCTGCTGGCTTTCTTGGAGTGTCCACCAGCTCCGAAGGCGCTGGTAGTTGTCTTGCACGGACTCGGGGGCTCGAGTCGACGGGAAGGCCTGCGCAGGCTTGGTATTGCCCTGTTTGAGGCTGGATATGCGGTGCTGCGCCTCAACATGCGTGGTGCCGATCCTGGCCGACATCTTGCGGGTGGCACCTATGCCGCCCAATGCAACACCGACCTTCTCCCTGTGTTGCAGCGGGCGCGACAGCTCTGCAGCACCCTGACCACAGAAGGGACGCCACTGCCGTTGTTTGGCGCTGGCCTTTCCCTCGGCGGAACCATGCTGCTGAATGCGTGCCTTTCAACGCCAGCTGAGCGCATTGCCGCCGGCCTCGACCCAGCACACCAGCCTCTGGATGGATTGTTCTGTGCCAGCAGTCCCTTGGATCTGGCTGCCTGCAGTGCATCGATTGAACGTCCTCGCAATCGTGTGTACCAACGCTGGTTGCTGCAGCGCCTCGTGCGTCAGACGCTCGCCGATCCCTTTGGCGTGAGTGACCTGGATCTTGGACAACTGAGTGGTGCTGAGCGACCACGCACCATTCGTGACTTCGATAGCACCGTCACCGCTCCGCGATGGGGATTTGCGGACGTGGATGCTTACTACCGGGAGGCTTCACCGCTCCAGCATTTGATCCAATCACCCCAGAAATTGCCGCCCACTCTGTTGCTACAGGCTCTGGATGATCCATGGGTGCCTGCTCGGGCGGCCTTAGACCTGAGGGAGGCTGTCTCTACGGATCAGCCCATTCAATTGATCTTCACCCGCGAAGGCGGTCACAACGGATTTCATGGACGGGCCGGCTGTTGGGCCGATGCGCTTGCTGCATCTTGGTTGCAAACGCTCAAGTGA
- a CDS encoding (2Fe-2S) ferredoxin domain-containing protein, producing the protein MSQRISHHLLLCATATKAKCCDPEIGAASWDALKRQVRELDLENPSRAAGIVLRSKVDCLRICEQGPILLVWPDGTWYRGVTPERISSILQRHIIQGQPIEEWVLKTSPFT; encoded by the coding sequence ATGAGCCAGCGGATTAGCCATCACCTTTTGCTCTGCGCCACAGCCACGAAAGCCAAGTGCTGTGATCCAGAGATCGGTGCCGCGAGCTGGGATGCTCTCAAGCGGCAGGTGCGTGAATTGGACCTTGAGAATCCCAGCAGGGCCGCAGGAATCGTTCTGCGCAGCAAAGTCGATTGCTTACGCATCTGTGAGCAAGGCCCAATCTTGTTGGTCTGGCCCGATGGCACCTGGTACAGAGGTGTTACGCCAGAACGCATCAGCAGCATTCTTCAGCGACACATCATCCAAGGACAACCGATCGAAGAGTGGGTCCTGAAAACCAGCCCATTCACTTGA
- a CDS encoding 1-deoxy-D-xylulose-5-phosphate reductoisomerase: MKAISVLGSTGSIGTQTLEIVEDFPDQFRVVALSAGRNLSLLVSQIQRHRPDVVALADPALLTELKDRLIALPAETRPEPLPHLVGGPEGLDVVASWGSADLVVTGIVGCAGLLPTLAAIRAGKDLALANKETLIAAGPVVLPELKKSGSRLLPADSEHSAIFQCLQGTPWSDTARLSTGVPTPGLRRIQLTASGGAFRDWSAADLEKATVADATSHPNWSMGQKITVDSASLMNKGLEVIEAHYLFGLDYDHIEIVIHPQSIIHSMVELADSSVLAQLGWPDMKLPILYCMSWPSRLETPWRRLDLTEVGQLSFRAPDPAKYPCMDLAYAAGRAGGTMPAVLNAANEEAVAQFLEEKIHFLDIPKMIEAACEQHKPDLAANPSLDDVLAVDQWARQAVREHVKRGTTRLSRASMAA; this comes from the coding sequence GTGAAAGCCATCAGCGTTCTGGGCTCCACTGGCTCAATTGGCACCCAGACGCTGGAGATCGTTGAGGATTTCCCCGATCAATTCCGCGTAGTGGCCCTCAGCGCTGGACGCAATCTCAGCCTGCTCGTGTCCCAAATCCAGAGGCACCGCCCTGATGTTGTGGCCTTAGCGGATCCAGCGCTACTGACTGAGCTCAAAGACAGACTGATCGCCCTGCCTGCCGAAACACGCCCTGAGCCCTTGCCGCACTTGGTGGGTGGACCGGAAGGCCTTGATGTGGTGGCGTCCTGGGGTTCAGCGGATCTCGTTGTCACAGGAATCGTGGGCTGCGCGGGTTTATTGCCCACCCTGGCGGCGATTCGCGCAGGGAAAGACCTGGCCCTGGCCAACAAGGAAACACTGATTGCCGCAGGGCCGGTGGTCCTACCTGAGCTGAAGAAAAGCGGCAGTCGACTGCTTCCTGCCGATTCGGAACACTCCGCCATCTTCCAGTGCCTGCAAGGAACACCTTGGAGCGATACCGCCCGTCTCTCCACCGGGGTTCCAACCCCTGGCCTGCGCCGTATTCAACTCACCGCCTCTGGTGGTGCCTTTCGCGATTGGTCAGCCGCTGATCTCGAAAAAGCAACGGTGGCCGATGCCACCTCCCATCCCAACTGGAGCATGGGACAAAAAATCACAGTGGATTCAGCCTCATTGATGAATAAGGGCTTAGAGGTGATCGAGGCTCACTATCTATTTGGACTGGATTACGACCACATCGAGATCGTGATTCATCCTCAAAGCATCATCCATTCGATGGTGGAACTTGCTGATTCCTCGGTCCTCGCCCAGCTCGGCTGGCCCGACATGAAACTGCCGATCCTCTATTGCATGAGTTGGCCTTCAAGGCTGGAGACCCCGTGGCGAAGGCTCGATCTCACCGAAGTGGGGCAATTGAGTTTCCGCGCACCGGATCCAGCCAAATATCCCTGCATGGATCTGGCCTACGCCGCAGGGCGTGCCGGCGGCACCATGCCTGCTGTGCTCAACGCGGCCAATGAAGAGGCCGTGGCCCAATTCCTCGAGGAAAAGATTCACTTTCTCGACATTCCCAAGATGATTGAGGCAGCCTGTGAACAACACAAACCTGATCTTGCCGCCAACCCCAGTCTTGATGATGTGTTGGCGGTTGATCAGTGGGCACGCCAGGCTGTGCGCGAGCACGTGAAACGAGGCACGACGCGCTTGAGCAGGGCATCGATGGCTGCATGA
- a CDS encoding sodium-dependent transporter: MALKERWRSGLGFVLAAAGSAVGLGNLWGFAYRASQGGGGAFLLLYVLIVLVVCLPVLVAEMVLGRSTAQSPLLAPVAAAGEAWRPMGWLFLIASCGILAFYAVLMGWTAHTLVHALWVGLPDDMKTAESLFGSVSTGNSALLGQGASLALTAAVVAAGVQGGIERLSRWALPLLFVLLVGLALWAATLSGAVGGYQTFLLRWDAAQLLNPTTIRNAFTQAFFSIGTGIGCILAYSAYLKSSARLPREAIAVVGLDTAVGLLAGLITFPVVISFGLQETVTESTVGALFLAIPTGLASLGSAGRLVAVLFFSLAYLAAITSSVSLLEVPVASLMDRLGWSRRRSAWLMALLIFVAGLPAAMSIPVLEVMDSIFGGVLLILGGLLIALLVGWVVPKRFRNDLQGSKTSAGLIGLMLFFLRWVSPVVITAGLLISVVDLWRQWFPAA; this comes from the coding sequence ATGGCACTGAAGGAGCGCTGGCGGTCCGGATTGGGGTTTGTGCTCGCAGCAGCCGGTAGCGCCGTGGGTTTGGGCAACCTCTGGGGCTTTGCTTATCGCGCGTCTCAGGGAGGTGGTGGTGCCTTTCTACTTCTCTATGTGCTGATTGTGTTGGTGGTCTGTCTGCCAGTTTTAGTGGCAGAGATGGTGCTTGGTCGCAGTACGGCCCAAAGCCCTTTGCTGGCTCCTGTTGCGGCGGCTGGAGAGGCTTGGCGGCCAATGGGATGGCTGTTTTTGATCGCGTCCTGCGGAATTTTGGCGTTCTATGCGGTGCTGATGGGGTGGACAGCTCACACCCTCGTTCATGCCCTATGGGTGGGGCTGCCAGATGACATGAAGACAGCTGAATCGCTGTTTGGATCGGTGAGTACGGGCAATAGCGCCCTCCTTGGCCAGGGGGCCAGCCTGGCCTTAACCGCCGCGGTGGTGGCCGCTGGTGTGCAGGGAGGAATCGAGCGTTTGTCGCGTTGGGCCTTACCTCTGTTGTTTGTGTTGCTGGTTGGTTTGGCTCTCTGGGCTGCCACGTTGTCTGGGGCTGTGGGGGGATATCAAACCTTTCTGTTGCGTTGGGATGCGGCTCAGCTGCTCAACCCCACCACCATTCGCAATGCGTTTACCCAGGCCTTTTTCTCCATCGGCACCGGAATCGGTTGCATCCTTGCCTATTCGGCCTATTTGAAAAGTAGTGCGCGTCTGCCGAGGGAAGCGATCGCGGTGGTGGGTTTGGACACGGCCGTGGGTCTGTTGGCTGGACTGATCACATTCCCCGTAGTGATCAGCTTTGGTCTGCAGGAAACGGTGACCGAGTCCACCGTTGGGGCTTTGTTTTTAGCGATTCCCACGGGACTTGCGTCCCTTGGCTCTGCCGGACGCTTGGTGGCAGTGCTCTTCTTTTCCTTGGCCTATCTCGCGGCCATTACGTCATCGGTGTCGTTGCTGGAGGTACCGGTGGCTTCTTTGATGGATCGCTTGGGCTGGTCCCGCAGGCGATCGGCATGGCTGATGGCATTGCTGATTTTTGTTGCAGGCCTCCCGGCTGCGATGTCGATCCCGGTCTTGGAAGTGATGGATTCGATCTTTGGCGGTGTGCTGCTGATTTTGGGAGGACTCTTAATTGCACTGCTTGTGGGGTGGGTGGTTCCGAAACGGTTCCGGAATGATCTCCAGGGATCGAAAACCTCAGCAGGTTTAATCGGCTTGATGCTCTTTTTCCTGCGCTGGGTGTCTCCTGTTGTGATCACTGCTGGTTTATTGATCAGTGTTGTTGATTTATGGCGTCAATGGTTTCCAGCTGCTTGA
- a CDS encoding DUF2721 domain-containing protein, producing the protein MELTTLHPESLSKAIQLSVSPVFLLAGIGALLNVLSARLGRIADHYRRISESDATGNDFERSHCKRRMQHILRAIWLLTCATLLLSIVVSAMFMSVITQMNLTSIVAPLFITTMGMLMMASISFLLEVRLASEFVQRKF; encoded by the coding sequence TTGGAATTGACAACCTTGCATCCAGAAAGCCTTTCGAAGGCGATTCAGCTCTCGGTCTCACCGGTGTTTTTGCTCGCGGGGATCGGGGCCCTTCTCAACGTTCTTTCCGCCAGGCTCGGCCGAATTGCAGATCACTATCGCCGGATCAGCGAATCGGATGCCACAGGAAATGATTTTGAACGTAGTCATTGCAAGCGACGAATGCAACACATTCTTCGTGCGATATGGCTTCTCACCTGCGCCACCCTCCTTCTTTCCATCGTGGTTTCAGCGATGTTTATGAGTGTGATCACTCAAATGAACCTCACGTCAATCGTGGCACCTCTTTTCATCACCACGATGGGAATGTTGATGATGGCCTCGATCTCGTTCCTCCTGGAAGTGCGATTGGCAAGTGAATTTGTGCAGAGAAAGTTTTAA
- the cysS gene encoding cysteine--tRNA ligase — MSSLRLTNSLTSRTEAFEPLEPGKATIYCCGVTVYDLCHLGHARSYINWDVLRRYLIWRGYDVTYVQNYTDIDDKILNRAAEEGSTMQAVSERNIEAFELDMGRLNILPADRMPRATCCIEGIQTLIAELETKGAAYSSDGDVYFDISKAKDYGKLSGRDPNEQQQGASGRTADGEESRKKHPFDFALWKGSKAGEPSWDSPWGPGRPGWHIECSAMVRQELGLTIDIHLGGGDLVFPHHENEIAQSETANGAPLARLWMHNGMVNVGGTKMSKSLGNFTTIRALLESGLSAMALRLFVLQAHYRKPLDFTAEALEASTTGWKGLNAALKLGETHAAALEWSDHTALSNEAVSAGPTPHGQFEALEQRFIAAMDDDLNSSGALAVLFELARPLRGLANRLDRGDQPEQPAEELSQLHSRWMLLRELAAVLGLRSESDESQPSENSAIDPQAIEQAIANRKAAKEEKNYQEADRIRKSLSDQGIELIDKPGGLTDWRVV, encoded by the coding sequence ATGTCTTCCCTGCGCTTAACCAACAGCCTCACCAGTCGCACGGAAGCATTTGAGCCCTTAGAGCCAGGAAAGGCAACGATTTACTGCTGTGGCGTCACGGTGTACGACCTGTGTCACTTGGGTCATGCCCGCAGTTACATCAATTGGGACGTTCTACGCCGCTACTTGATTTGGCGAGGCTACGACGTGACCTATGTCCAGAATTACACCGATATCGACGACAAGATCCTCAATCGTGCTGCCGAAGAGGGCAGCACGATGCAAGCGGTGAGCGAGCGCAACATCGAAGCCTTTGAGCTCGATATGGGCCGGCTCAACATCCTTCCGGCCGATCGCATGCCTCGCGCCACCTGTTGCATCGAAGGGATTCAAACGCTCATTGCTGAACTGGAGACCAAAGGAGCTGCCTATAGCTCTGATGGTGATGTGTATTTCGATATTTCCAAAGCCAAGGACTACGGCAAGCTCAGTGGTCGTGACCCCAACGAGCAACAGCAGGGGGCAAGCGGCCGTACGGCTGATGGTGAGGAGAGTCGCAAGAAACACCCATTTGATTTCGCTCTATGGAAAGGAAGCAAAGCGGGTGAGCCGAGCTGGGACTCCCCTTGGGGCCCAGGACGCCCTGGCTGGCACATCGAGTGCTCAGCGATGGTGCGCCAGGAACTTGGCCTCACCATCGATATTCACCTAGGCGGAGGTGATTTGGTGTTTCCTCACCATGAAAACGAAATCGCTCAATCCGAAACCGCCAACGGCGCTCCCCTCGCTCGGCTGTGGATGCACAACGGGATGGTCAATGTGGGCGGAACAAAGATGTCGAAATCGCTGGGTAACTTCACCACGATCCGCGCACTGCTTGAAAGCGGACTCTCGGCCATGGCCCTGCGCCTCTTTGTTCTCCAGGCTCATTACCGCAAGCCCCTTGACTTCACTGCCGAAGCGCTGGAGGCATCCACCACTGGATGGAAGGGATTGAATGCCGCCCTCAAGTTGGGGGAAACCCATGCTGCCGCCTTGGAATGGAGTGATCACACGGCCCTCAGCAATGAAGCGGTTAGCGCTGGACCAACCCCCCATGGTCAGTTTGAAGCCCTAGAGCAACGTTTCATCGCCGCCATGGACGATGACCTCAACAGCTCTGGAGCCTTAGCCGTGCTGTTTGAACTCGCACGTCCACTCAGAGGCTTAGCCAACCGTCTGGATCGCGGCGACCAGCCTGAGCAGCCAGCCGAGGAGCTGAGCCAACTGCACTCACGCTGGATGCTGTTGCGCGAGCTGGCGGCCGTTCTTGGTCTACGCAGCGAAAGCGATGAGTCCCAACCCTCTGAAAACAGCGCTATTGATCCCCAAGCGATTGAGCAGGCCATTGCTAATCGCAAAGCCGCGAAAGAGGAGAAGAACTATCAAGAAGCCGATCGCATTCGCAAGTCCCTCAGCGACCAAGGCATTGAACTCATCGACAAGCCTGGTGGGCTTACCGATTGGAGAGTGGTTTAA
- a CDS encoding MFS transporter: MFTCFVDVMGQGLAFPIFAALLMQPNGGFLPPGVSQSQGALLYGVAIGTFFLTWFFGSIYVSRLSDSIGRKRGILICLIGAIAGYAIAAVALISHNYSLLVISRGITGFTAGAQPIAAAAMIDLAKSDRESARNLGLTTVGMSFGLVVGPIIGGLFSDQDLLGGLASSHLPFVIGGLLCFVGLMLVFFGFEDVKTELNPMDANPLVVFKLLADALNRDSVRRVSTAFFPYMLCVLGLYVFVSANLSTRFGYGATGSSVGMFLMGVGLIASSSVLVEPLNARFSKRAIMASCTVLFCCCVTAFLLVPSGPLALAIMLPSGALHGVGYPTMLTGFSESVSKEEQGWVMGFATSLFTLAAAIVSFLGGQLMTSVGPEAPFRFAIACGGVAIIALAANWKNAPNLNKVIS, translated from the coding sequence ATGTTTACTTGTTTTGTTGATGTGATGGGTCAAGGCCTTGCCTTCCCTATTTTCGCGGCCTTGCTGATGCAACCCAATGGTGGGTTTCTTCCACCGGGTGTTTCGCAATCTCAAGGCGCTCTTCTCTATGGAGTAGCCATTGGCACATTCTTTTTGACTTGGTTTTTTGGATCGATTTATGTTTCAAGGCTTTCAGACAGTATTGGACGTAAGAGGGGGATCCTGATTTGTTTGATCGGTGCCATTGCCGGTTACGCCATTGCAGCAGTGGCGCTGATTTCACATAATTACAGTCTTTTGGTGATCTCTCGGGGGATTACTGGCTTTACTGCTGGAGCACAGCCAATCGCTGCTGCAGCCATGATTGATCTTGCTAAAAGTGATCGAGAAAGCGCGCGTAATTTAGGGCTGACAACCGTTGGGATGAGTTTTGGTCTTGTGGTGGGACCGATTATTGGAGGACTCTTCTCAGATCAGGATCTTCTTGGCGGCCTGGCATCCTCACACTTGCCATTTGTGATTGGTGGTTTGTTGTGTTTTGTGGGGTTGATGCTTGTTTTCTTTGGATTTGAAGATGTCAAGACAGAGCTCAATCCGATGGACGCTAATCCATTGGTGGTATTCAAGTTGTTAGCGGATGCCCTTAATCGAGATTCGGTTCGACGTGTTTCAACGGCATTTTTCCCCTATATGTTGTGTGTCTTAGGTCTTTATGTGTTTGTGTCAGCCAACCTGTCCACACGGTTTGGCTATGGGGCTACAGGCTCCAGTGTTGGAATGTTTTTGATGGGTGTTGGCTTGATTGCTTCGAGCAGTGTTCTTGTTGAGCCTTTGAATGCTCGGTTTTCTAAACGGGCCATTATGGCGAGCTGCACCGTGTTGTTTTGTTGTTGTGTGACGGCATTCTTGCTTGTTCCCTCTGGACCTTTGGCCTTGGCAATCATGCTGCCTTCTGGGGCCTTGCATGGTGTCGGTTATCCAACAATGTTGACAGGATTCTCTGAATCTGTTTCCAAAGAAGAGCAGGGCTGGGTCATGGGTTTTGCTACGTCACTCTTTACCCTTGCGGCCGCCATTGTTTCCTTCTTAGGCGGTCAGTTAATGACCTCTGTTGGCCCCGAGGCACCATTTCGATTTGCGATTGCCTGTGGTGGAGTGGCAATCATTGCCTTGGCTGCGAATTGGAAAAATGCTCCAAACTTAAACAAAGTGATCTCATAA